One window from the genome of Cucumis melo cultivar AY chromosome 10, USDA_Cmelo_AY_1.0, whole genome shotgun sequence encodes:
- the LOC103502884 gene encoding uncharacterized protein LOC103502884, with translation MSCCGRNHRGQCLVSAGVCYQCGQSGHFKRDCLQLRVVVQRDQGVGSQAVKQSRFLATLTEGTNGARQKEVVGRPRQRGKVYAMTQQEVEDTSDVITGTIFICNVPARVLLDPGAMHSFVSSIFLTKLNRMIEPLFEGLSIYTLVGDILLVNEVLRNCEVLVEGLSMLADLLPLELQMLDVILGMDFLCTHYVGLP, from the coding sequence ATGTCTTGTTGTGGTAGAAATCATCGGGGTCAGTGTCTTGTTAGTGCTGGTGTGTGTTACCAGTGTGGACAGTCAGGGCATTTCAAGAGAGATTGCCTACAGTTGAGAGTAGTGGTTCAAAGGGATCAAGGAGTTGGGTCTCAGGCAGTTAAGCAATCGAGATTTTTAGCGACTCTGACAGAGGGCACCAACGGTGCAAGGCAAAAGGaagttgttggaagacctagGCAACGAGGAAAGGTttatgctatgactcaacaagaagtgGAGGATACATCAGACGTTATTACAGGTACGATTTTTATTTGTAATGTGCCAGCACGTGTTTTATTAGATCCAGGTGCTatgcattcctttgtttctagtatatttcttaCTAAGCTAAATAGAATGATAGAGCCTTTATTTGAGGGGTTATCTATATACACTCTAGTTGGTGATATTTTACTTGTCAACGAGGTATTACGTAATTGTGAGGTTTTAGTAGAAGGTCTCAGTATGTTAGCGGATCTTCTTCCACTAGAGTTGCAGATGTtggatgtaattttgggaatggatttcttatgcACTCACTATGTTGGATTGCCATAA